The Gemmatimonadota bacterium DH-78 region CGAGCATGGCGTCGTCGTCCACGAGGTGCGCCTTCTGCTCCACCTTCTCCAACAGGGACCGCAGGAAGTAGCGACTGTACAGGGTGCGGCCCATGAAGGTGTCCTGCAGTCGGTCGGCGCCCGCCGACAGATCGTAGGGCACCGAAACCACCGCAGCCGCGCGCACCCCCGCCGGCTCTTCGGCGCCGTGCTCGCCGAGGTACTTGAGAAGCACGTTTCCGCCCAGGGAGAAACCGAGCGCCGCGAGGGGGCGATCGGCGAACCGCTCGCGCAGCGTCTCGAGCACGAAGCGCAGGTCCTCCGTCTCCCCCGAGTGGTAGGCCCGGGCCCGGAGGTTGGGCTCGCCCGAGCAGGCCCGGAAGTTGAGGCCCACTGCCGCCATGCCCGCGGCCGCCGCGGCCCGGTAGCTCTCCATGCAGTAGCCCCGGCGGGCGTTGCCCTCCAGCCCGTGCAGCACCACCAGCAGCGGCGACTCCGGGTCGGGGTCGGGAGCGAAGTCCAGGTCGAGAAAGTCGCCGTCGGGGGTGGTCCAGCGCTCCCGGTGCAGGGGGGGCTCGGCGGTGCTGCGCAGCAGCTTGCCGAGAATCGTCTGGCTGTGGCCGCCGGCGAGTCCGGCGAGGGGGCGGAAGCTGCGGGGCAGCGGGGGCGTGAGGCTCATGTGCGAAGATAACCGAAACTCCCCGGTCGCCGGGGGCGTAGAGGAGTCATGACTCTCCCACGACTTCTGTTTCTGGCCGTGCTGCTGGTCCCTGCCTCGGTGTCCGGCCAGGGGGGCGAACGAATCGTGGGTACCGTCACCACGCGCGCCGGCGAGGTTCACGAGGGGGCGCTCCGGTTCGAGGGCGGGGCGGCGGCCCGAATCGATCCGCTGACCGGGCGCTCCGCGGCCGACGCGGAGTGGGAGGACCGGGTGCTTGCCTCGATGGGGGCGGAGGTCGACGCCCGGGCACGGAGCGTGGAGTTTCTCGGTGTGCGCATCACCTGGGAGGACGACCGCGGCCCCTCGGGTTCGCCGCGCACCGCCCTCGCGGTCGGAGATCTCGAGTCGCTGGTCCCCGATTCGGACGGGGGCGTGCAGGCCACGCTGGTGGGGGGCGAGCGGGTCGACTTTCTCGACACCTTCGGCTGGGTGGAGGTGGAGCCGGCAGGCGGCGCCGTGGTGCGGGTGGAGGACGACGACATCGCGTCGATCGCCTTCGAGCCCTCGGGGGCCGCGCCGGACGCCTCGGCCCGGCTCGCGGGTGTGGTCGAGGACCGCTGGGGCCGCCGCTGGGAGGGGCCGATCGTGTGGGCGCGGGGCCAGTCGCTCTCCACCGACAGCCTCCGCGCGAGCGACGCGCGGGACCGGCGGAGGGCCTTCGCCTTCGCCGAGCTGAGCGCGGTGGAGCCCGTCTTCGGCGGCGGGGCCCGCGTCTCCACCGCCGACGGGTCGCGGTATGAACTCGAAGGCAGCGCCGACGTGGAGCGCAGTGCGCGCGGGGTGCGGGTGAACGATCCGGTCCGCGGGGTCGCCACGATTCCGTGGGTCGACGTGCGCTCCGCCACCTTCGGGCCCCCACTCGAGTCGTCCCGACCCGCGCCCGTCGATCGCGGCCCGCTCGCAGGCGCGGTCCGGGCCCGCGACGGGCGCGTGCTCACGGGCCGGATTCACTGGGGCGACGGCACGCGATCCCGCTGGGGGTATCTGTCGGGATACACTCGCAGTGTGGCGGTCGAGGTCCCGCTCCGCGCGATCGAGCGCATCGAGCGCCACACCTCGAAGGGCGGACGGCTGCACCTTCGCGGGGGCGCTGTGCTCGAACTGCGGGGCGGGGACTTCGATCCGGTTCGAGGGCCCCTCGTGGTGGAGAGCGACACCGGGTCGCTTCGCGTGATCGAGTGGCGCGCGGTGGACTCGATCACCTTCGAAGTCGCGGACGGGAGCGGGGTCGATGCGGGCTGAACGTGCGGTGGTCGTCATCCTGGCCCTGGCTCTGGCCGGACCGGCGTCGGCCCAGGAGCCCGGCACGTATCTCGATCCGGCGGCGGCCGCGCTGCACGCCGCGGCCTCGGACAACTGGGGCGGCATCGACGACGCCGTGGTGCGCTACACGGCCATGGTCCGCCAGCGGATCGCCGCGCAGCTGCGCACGCCCCTCAAGGACCGCACCCTCTACCGCAACGAGTCGGCCGCCCGGGTCTTCTGGGACCGCGACCACGAGACGCTGACCCAGGTGCTCGGGGTGCGGAGCCGGTACCCCGGTCGCGACATCGCGATCGAGGAGGGCGGACTGGAGTCGATTCTCGACGACTTCACGATCGACGGCGCCTTCGACCCGGGCGGAGACCGGCTCGTCTTCGGCATGGGCTCGAACGATCGCTCCGACGATTTCCAGCCCGACGACGACGATTTCTGGGTGGCCCATCCGCTGGCGCCCGGGGCCGATTCGCTCTACCGGTTTCGGAGCGGCGACACCCTCGTGCTCTCGCTTCCGGATGGCCGCGAACTGCGAGCCGTTCGCCTCGATGTGCTCCCTCGCGTGGCGGATGTGCACCGCATGTCGGGCTCCCTGTGGATCGAGCCCGAATCGGGCGCCCTGGTCCGGGCGGCCTACCGCCTGAGCGAGCAGTTCGACGCCATGCGCGACGTGCCCGACCTCCGCGAAGAAGAGGAGCAGGGATCGTTCCGCTACGTGCCGGGCATCTTCAAGCCGTGGACCTTCGACATGGAGGTGATGGCGGTCGACTACGCCCTCTGGGACTTCCAGGTCTGGCTGCCGCGGTCGGCGCGTTTCGAGGGGGTGGTCGCGGCCGGGGTGATGAAGATTCCGGTGTCGTTCGACCTTTCGTACGGGATCGAGAGCGTGGTGCTCGACGACGATCTCGACGACCTCGCCGCCGCCGTGCCGGTGATGGAAGAGGTGCATTTCCAGACCCGGGCCGAGGCCATGGAGTACATGGCCCGCCTCGCGCGAGAGCAGGGTGTGGGGGGCGATCTCCGGACGCCGGACCCGGAATGGGTCTACGACGGGGACGACCGGCTCGTGCCCCGCGACCTCGCCCGGCTGGAGTCGAGCACCGACCTGCCACCGCCCATCGGCGACGACGCCGCGGGCTTCACCTCGGAGCGCGAGCTGCGCGGGATCATCGACGATCTGGCCGATCTGCCCGCGCCGCCCGTGGAGGGGCTGCCGTGGGCGGCCAACTGGGGGCTGCAGCGCCCCGACCTCGTGCGCTACAACCGCGTGGAGGGGCCGGCGGTGGGTGGCCGGGTGCAGCTGCGGGCGGGCTCGCCCTTCGGACCGCTGTCCATCGAGACCACCGGCTTCATCGGTCTCTCCGACCTCGAGCCGAAGGTGCGCCTGTCGATCGAGCGGGAGTCGCTGCGACGGCGGGTGGCCCTCGGAGGGTATCGCGAGATGCGCGCACTGGAGCCTCGCGCCCGTCATCTGGAGCTGGGCAACTCGCTCAATGCCCTGCTGTTCGGTCGGGACGACGGCGAGTACATGCTCGCCGCGGGCGCCGACCTCGTGATCGCCCCGCCGTCCGCCCGGCGCGAGTCGTGGCGGTTCCGCCTCTTCGCCGAGCGGCACGACCCGGTGGAGCGCGAAATGAACTTCTCGCTCGCCCACGCCTTCGACGGCGACTGGCGCTTCCGCCCGGTGCTGCCCGCCGAAGACGTTGAAGAGGCGGGGGCGGAGCTCCGGATCTCGCCCTGGTGGGGCACGGATCCACTGGCACCCCAGATCGGGCTCGACCTCTCCGGGCGTGCCGCCTGGGGGCGCCGTCCGGACGGCCCCGACTACGACTACCTCCGGGGCAGTGCCACCCTGCGGGCCGCGGTGCCCCTCGCCTCCGGGCGCTGGCGCGTCGGGCTCGAGGGCGGGATCGGCCACATCGAGGGCGAGGCCCCGCTTCAGCAGAGTTGGATCCTGGGCGGCCCGACCACTCTGCGGGGGTTCGACGCCACCACTACCGTCGGCCGACGCTTCGTCCGTGGCCGCGCCGAACTGGGTCGCGTGTTTCCAGCCTGGACGGTCACCCTCTTCGGCGATGTCGCCGTCACCCGCGACCGACCCGAGTGGACCCTCGACGGGGTGGGGCGCTGGGCCCCCGACCCGGAGGCGTGGAGCCACGACGACCCCCGATGGGCGATGGGCGTGGGCGCGAGCCTGCTCGACGGGCTGGTTCGGCTGGATCTCTCACGCGGGCTCACCGGGCCCGGGCGTCGCACCCGGCTCGACCTCTATCTCGACGCGCTCTTCTGAGCGCATGAGGCCGCTCCCGCCTCGGTGCCCGGGCCGGGGGAGTGGCGGCACTCCGCCGGCGCTGTAGCTTCCTCACAGCCCGGTCGCGACGCGCGCGCCCGGGCGGTCGAACCCGCGCCGATCGCACGGTATGAACCGCTCTTTCGCCACCGCTCTCGTCCTCCCCCTCCTCGCCGCCTGCGCCGACGCCACACCCGCCGGTCTCGAACCCGGAGTGTCGCGTGTGCTGGCCGAGATCCGCGCCGCGACCATCTCCGAGGTGGCCTACCACGTGCGGCTGGACATCCCGGCCGACCGGGCGGTGGCGGTAGAGGGCTCGATCGAGGCGTCGTTCGTCTGGAACGACCCGGAGTCGCGCGAGATCGTTCTCGACTTCAAGGATCCCGAGCAGCGGGTGCGGTCGGTGTCGAACGAGGCGGGCGAGGTGTCGTGGCGCGCGGAGTTCGATCACATCGTGCTCGACCCCGACGATTTCCGGGCCGGTGAGGAGAACCGGGTCGAGATCGAGTTCGAGGCGGGCGACGAGGCGCTGAACCGCAACGACGAGTTTCTCTACACGCTCTTCGTGCCCGACCGGGCGCATTTCTCGCTTCCGGTGTTCGATCAGCCCGACCTGAAGGCGCGGGTGTCGTGGGAGCTCACCGTGCCGGAAGGGTGGGTGGCGGTTGCCAACGGACCCGCGGAGAGCGGGCCGCCGGTGCCCCCCGAACTGGCGGGCGAGGGCATGGCGGAGAACGCCGGAGATTCCACCGGCCCGAGAACGTACACCTTCGCGCCCAGTCGCCCGATCCCGACCTACCTCATGGCCTTCGCGGCCGGCCGCTTCACCATCGAACAGGCGGAGCGCGACGGTCGCCGGTACCGCATGTACCACCGGGAGACCGACACCGGGAAGGTGGAGCGCAACCGCGCCGAGATCTTCGACCTGGTGGCGCGGTCGATGGCGTGGATGGAAGACTACACCGGCATCGACTACCCCTTCGAGAAGTACGACTTCGTGCTCATCCCGCCCTTCCAGTACGGCGGCATGGAGCACCCCGGGGCGGTGTTCTATCGGGCGTCGTCGCTCTTTCTCGACGAGTCGGCCACGCAGAATGCGCGCATGGGGCGGGCGTCGCTGATCGCGCACGAGACCGCACACATGTGGTTCGGCGATCTGGTGACGATGCGGTGGTTCGACGACGTGTGGACGAAGGAGGTGTTCGCCAACTTCCTCGCCGCGAAGATGGTGCACCCCTCGTTTCCGGAGGTGGACCACGATCTGCGGTTCCTGCTCGCCCACCACCCCGCGGCCTACGGGGTGGATCGAACGGCGGGGGCGAACCCGGTGCGGCAGCCGCTGGAGAATCTCCGGGAAGCCGGCACGCTCTACGGCGCCATCATCTACCAGAAGGCCCCGATCGCGATGCGGCAGCTCGAGCTGCGCGTCGGGGAGCGGCTCATGCAGGTGGGACTTCAGCGCTACCTCGAGAACCACGCGTACGGCAACGCGGCGTGGCCCGATCTGATCGCGATCCTCGACGAGCGCACCCCGGCCGACCTGCAGGCGTGGAGCCGGATGTGGGTGGAGGAGCCCGGGCGGCCCACGCTTCGCGTCACGATCGAGGGTGAGCCCGGCGCCTGGTCGCCGGTGGTGGAGCAGTCCGACCCCTTCGGACGGGGGCGGCTGTGGCCGCAGGAACTCCTGCTCGTGGAGTCGCGGGGACTCCGGAGTCGCGTCGCCGCCTCTCTGGAGGTGAGCGAGGCGCGGCAGTCGTTCCCCCGGTGGGCGGGCCGGGTGGAGCCGCGGTGGATCCTTCCGAACGGGCGCGGCGTGGAATACGGCCTGTTCGTGCTGGACGATCCCCAGCTGTATCGACTTCTCGAGGATGTGGCGGGCATTCCCTCGCCGCTGCTGCGAGGGGCCGCGTGGATGGTGATTCGCGATGCGCTGCTCGAGGGGCAGCTCGAGCCGGCCGTGGTGCTCGATCGGGCGCTGTTCGCCCTCCAGTCCGAGACCGACGAGCAGCTGGTCGGCATGCTGGCGGGCGTGGTCACATCCACCTGGTGGAGCTTTCTCACACCGGAGCAGCGCAGCGAGCGCGCCCCGGCCCTCGAAGCCGCCTTCCGATCGGGCATGGCCGCGGCCGAGACCGCGTCGCTCAAGGCCACCTGGTATCAGGGGTGGCGCAGTCTCGTCGTCACCGACGAAGGAATCGATCGGTTGAGGGCGCTGTGGGCCGGCGACGACTCGATTCCGGGACTGCCTCTGGCCGAGCAGGATTTCACGACGCTCGCCGTCGATCTCGCGGTGCGCGGCGTGCCCGATGTCGACGCCGTGCTCGACGAGCAGGAGGCTCGGATCACGAACCCCGACCGTCGGGAGCGATTCGCCTTCATTCGCCCCGCGCTGTCGCCCGACGAAGCGGAGCGGGAGGCCTTCTTCGCCTCGCTCGCCGACGCCGACCGGCGGGAGCGCGAGCCGTGGGTGATCTCGGGGTTGTCGGCCCTCACGCATCCGCTGCGCCAGGAGCACGCCCTGCAGTTCCTCCGCCCGGGGCTCGACCTCCTGGAGGAGATCCAGGCCACGGGCGACATCTTCTTTCCGGGACGCTGGCTCGACGCTCTGATCGGCGGGCACCAGACGCCCGAAGCCTCGGCGGTGGTGGCGGCGTTTCTCGAAGATCGGCCCGATCTTCCGCCGCGACTGAAGGCCAAGGTACTGCAGTCGTACGACGGCCTCCGGCGGGCTGCCGCCATCGTCCACGGCGACACCGACGGGCTCACTCGCACCTTCTGACACTAAACACCGTTACCGACCGTAGGGTTTGAGGACATTGATCCGAATCCCCGGTGTGTTTACAGTGTTCACCATGTCGGAACAACGCGAAAACATCCTGGTTCACGCCTGCGATCTCTTCCTTCGGGATGGGTTCGAAGGGTTCTCCATGCGCAAGCTCGCGCGTGCCGTGGGGGTCACGGCCCCCGCTCTCTACCGGTACTACGACAGCAAGGAGGAACTCCTCCACGACATCCTGTCGGAGGCCTACCGGAGGCTGCGGCACCACCTCTACGACTCGCTGGAGGGCGCGACGCCCGCCGAGCGATTCCGGATGGCGGGGGAGGGCTACCTCACCTTCGCCATCGAGAATCCGCGGCTCTACAACGCGATCTTCGTCTCGCCCCATCTCGTAGGGCTGGCCGAGATTCCGGACGAGATCGCGGCGCAGGGATGCGCCGTGGGCCGGTTCTGGAACGACCGCATCCGCGAGTGCATGGATGCGGGCCTGCTGCGGCGCCAGGACCCCGAGCAGGTGGGGCTCACCCTCTGGGCCCACGCACACGGGATGATTTCGCTCTACACCCGGCAGATGCTGGCTCCGGGCGAAGATCTCGACGCCGATGTCTTCCGCTCGATGTACAAGGATTCGGTGCAGCGTCTCTTCGAAGGTCTGGCCGTCACGGCCGACGACGACGACTCCACGGCGGGGGCGGCGGCATGATCCGGCGGCTCCCTTCCGTGCTCAACGGTGAGGATGTGGTGATGAATGTGACGAGGTGGCTGACGCTCCTCTTCCTGACGATGGCGGGTGCGGCCCAGGCGCAGGTCGCCGAGGGCCCCCTGACCCTGGAACGGGCGGTGCGAACCGCCCTCGACCGAAACCCCCAGCTGCGCGCGGCCCGCTTCGGGCTCGAAGAGGCGCAGGAGCAGGTGAGCGAGGCGTGGAGCAGCGTCTTTCCCTCGCTCGACCTTTCCACCACCTACACGCGCAACGTGTCGCCGGCGGTGAACTTCCTGCCGGCCAACATCTTCGATCCCACGGCCGACCCGAACGAGCTGATCAGCGTTCAGTTCGGCGCCGACAACACCTGGCAGCTGTCGGTGAACCTGGAGCAGCCGCTCTTCAACGCCGCGGCCTTCATCGGCGTGGGCGCCGCCGGGCGCTTCGAGGCGCTCCAGCAGGAGAGTGTGCGCGGGCAGGCGCACGAGGTGGTCACCCGCGTGCGCGAGTCGTACTACGGACTCCTTCTGGCCCAGGAGCAGGCGCGGCTGTCGGAAAACTCGGTGCGTCGGGTACGGGCGAGCCTGGAGGAGACGCGGGCGCTGAACCGGGGCGGGCTGGCCTCCGACTACGATGTGCTCCGACTCGAGGTGGAGCTGGCCAATCTGGAGCCGGCGCTCCGCCAGGCGACCAACGCCGTGGCCCAGGGCCGCCGGCAGCTCGGCATCGATCTCGGGCTCGACCCCGAGGCCACGGAGGCGCTGGAGGTGGCGGGTTCGCTGGCCGACCTCGATCTGAACGACCCGGCCGGCAACGACTCGGCGAACCGGGAACTGCTCGCCTTCGTGGGTGTGCCGCTCGGCGATGCGCCCGAGGCGGGCGGGCTGGCCGAGCTGGTGGCGACGCGCTCCGACGTGCGGCAGCTCGAGCTGACCGAGAGCCTGCGGCACACCGAGATGCGGCTGGAGCAGGTGGAGTACATGCCGCGGCTGTCGCTGTTCGGCACCTACGCCATCAACAGCCAGCAGAACGGCGACCCCGACTTCTTCGCGGAGCCGCGGGCCTACTCCCGCAACATCGGCGTTCAGCTCACCCTCCCGATCTTCCAGGGATTCCGGCGCGATGCCCGGATCGACCAGAAGCGGGCGGCCCTCCGTCAGGCGGAGACCCAGACCGAGCTGGCGCGGAGCCAGGGGGTGGCGGAGGTGCGGTCGCTCATCGAGCGGGCCGACGAGGCGCGGGACCGCGCCGCCGGCCAGGGGCTGGCCGTTCAGCAGGCGACCCGGGGCTTCGAGATCGCCCGGGCCCAGTACCGCGAGGGTCTCGGGTCGCAGCTGGAGCTGACCGACGCCGAGGTGGCCCTGCGGCAGAGTGAGTTCAACTACGCCCAGGCGGTCTACGACTTCCTGGTCGCGCGGGCGCGGCTCGATGCCGCGGCGGGGCGGGTGCCCCTGGTAGAGGACCGGATGGGAGGGCGCGACGATGCGTGAGCCGACACGAGAGAAGACGATGACCACCAAGATCGACACCCGGGCGCTGCGCGCCTTTCTGACTTTCGCCGGACTCCTCGCCGTGGCCGCCTGCGGCGGCGACGCCCAGGCCGACGGCGCCGAAGAGGCCGATGGCGCCCCCACCGAGGGCTTCACGCGGATCATCAACGTGGAGACGGTCGAGGTGGCGCGGACGACCTTCACCGAGCGGATTCGCCTGACCGGAACCGTCGAGGCCAACCGCGACGTGATCGTCTCCGCCGAGGAGAGCGGCACGATCACCGAGATCCTGATCGACAAGGGCGCGCGGGTGGCGGCCGGGGATTCGATTCTGCGCATCGACGACCGCCTCCTCCGGTCGCAGGTGGAGGAGGCCCGGGCACGCGCCGCGCTGGCCGCCGAGACCTGGGAGCGCCGCAAGCGGCTCTGGGAGGAGGATCAGGTGGGGTCGGAGCTTGCCTACCTCGAGTCGAAGTACGCGGCCGAGCAGGCCACGGCGGCGCTGGCCTCCCTCGAGCGCCGGCTCGAGCGCACGGTCGTGGTGGCGCCGATCGAGGGCGTGCTGGACGACCGCATGGTCGAGCTGGGGGCCCTCGTCTCCCCGGGCACGGCCGTCGCCAGGATCATCGACCTCGATCCCGTGAAGATCGTGGGTGGTGTGCCCGAGCGGTACGCGCCCGACGTGCGCCGTGGCGCCGATGCCGTGGTCGGCTTCGACGTCCTCCCCGACCGCTCGATGGCGGCCAGCGTGCGGTACGTCGGTTCGGCGGTCGACACGCGGTCCCGCACCTTTCCGATCGAGATCGAGGTCCCCAACCCGGGCGGGGTGATCAAGCCGGAGATGGTGGCCAACATCCAGGTCGTCCGCCGCACGGTCGAAGAGGCGCTGGTGGTCGACCAGGACGCGGTCGTCCGCAAGGAGGACGGTTACGCGGTGTACGTGGTGGAGGGCACCGGCGACTCCGCGGTCGCGCGCATGCGATCGGTGGAGCTGGGTGCGTCGCAGAACAACATGGTCGTGATCGAATCTGGACTCGAAGCGGGCGATCGCCTCGTGACCGTGGGGCAGCAGCAGGTGGCCGACGGCGACCGGGTGCGGATCGTGACGGGAGGTGAGGGATGAGCGAACAGACCGAGCGCGGGTCCTCCAGGCCGGAGGAGCTGCCGCTCGACGATCCGGGGTTCCTGATGCGGTTCAAGGAGTTCGGCCCGACCTCCTTCGCCGTGGACCACAGCACGAGCATGGTGGTGCTGCTCGTGATCATCGCGATCCTGGGGCTTCTCTCCTATCAGACGACGCCCAAGGAGTCGTTTCCGGAGATCGAGGTCCCGATGATCGCGGTCAACACCATGTATCCGGGCGTGTCTCCGGCCGACATGGAGTCGCTGATCACGCGCCCGCTCGAAGACGAGTTGAGCACGATCTCCGAGATCAAGGAGCTCACGTCGTCGTCGGTGGAGGGGTACTCGAGCGTGGTGGCCGAGTTCGAGACCACGGTCGACATGGACGAGGCGCTGCAGAAGGTGCGCGAGAAGGTCGATCTCGCGCGTCCGGAGCTG contains the following coding sequences:
- a CDS encoding hydrolase — its product is MSLTPPLPRSFRPLAGLAGGHSQTILGKLLRSTAEPPLHRERWTTPDGDFLDLDFAPDPDPESPLLVVLHGLEGNARRGYCMESYRAAAAAGMAAVGLNFRACSGEPNLRARAYHSGETEDLRFVLETLRERFADRPLAALGFSLGGNVLLKYLGEHGAEEPAGVRAAAVVSVPYDLSAGADRLQDTFMGRTLYSRYFLRSLLEKVEQKAHLVDDDAMLEGVRAARTIRAFDDALTAPLHGFLDAADYYHRSSSARYLDGIRVPTLLLHAMDDPFLPRSAVPLRAMQNNPSLHPVITEQGGHVGFVSGRLARPRFWAEESAARFLAGVARSP
- a CDS encoding M1 family aminopeptidase, which translates into the protein MNRSFATALVLPLLAACADATPAGLEPGVSRVLAEIRAATISEVAYHVRLDIPADRAVAVEGSIEASFVWNDPESREIVLDFKDPEQRVRSVSNEAGEVSWRAEFDHIVLDPDDFRAGEENRVEIEFEAGDEALNRNDEFLYTLFVPDRAHFSLPVFDQPDLKARVSWELTVPEGWVAVANGPAESGPPVPPELAGEGMAENAGDSTGPRTYTFAPSRPIPTYLMAFAAGRFTIEQAERDGRRYRMYHRETDTGKVERNRAEIFDLVARSMAWMEDYTGIDYPFEKYDFVLIPPFQYGGMEHPGAVFYRASSLFLDESATQNARMGRASLIAHETAHMWFGDLVTMRWFDDVWTKEVFANFLAAKMVHPSFPEVDHDLRFLLAHHPAAYGVDRTAGANPVRQPLENLREAGTLYGAIIYQKAPIAMRQLELRVGERLMQVGLQRYLENHAYGNAAWPDLIAILDERTPADLQAWSRMWVEEPGRPTLRVTIEGEPGAWSPVVEQSDPFGRGRLWPQELLLVESRGLRSRVAASLEVSEARQSFPRWAGRVEPRWILPNGRGVEYGLFVLDDPQLYRLLEDVAGIPSPLLRGAAWMVIRDALLEGQLEPAVVLDRALFALQSETDEQLVGMLAGVVTSTWWSFLTPEQRSERAPALEAAFRSGMAAAETASLKATWYQGWRSLVVTDEGIDRLRALWAGDDSIPGLPLAEQDFTTLAVDLAVRGVPDVDAVLDEQEARITNPDRRERFAFIRPALSPDEAEREAFFASLADADRREREPWVISGLSALTHPLRQEHALQFLRPGLDLLEEIQATGDIFFPGRWLDALIGGHQTPEASAVVAAFLEDRPDLPPRLKAKVLQSYDGLRRAAAIVHGDTDGLTRTF
- a CDS encoding TetR/AcrR family transcriptional regulator; the encoded protein is MSEQRENILVHACDLFLRDGFEGFSMRKLARAVGVTAPALYRYYDSKEELLHDILSEAYRRLRHHLYDSLEGATPAERFRMAGEGYLTFAIENPRLYNAIFVSPHLVGLAEIPDEIAAQGCAVGRFWNDRIRECMDAGLLRRQDPEQVGLTLWAHAHGMISLYTRQMLAPGEDLDADVFRSMYKDSVQRLFEGLAVTADDDDSTAGAAA
- a CDS encoding TolC family protein, which produces MIRRLPSVLNGEDVVMNVTRWLTLLFLTMAGAAQAQVAEGPLTLERAVRTALDRNPQLRAARFGLEEAQEQVSEAWSSVFPSLDLSTTYTRNVSPAVNFLPANIFDPTADPNELISVQFGADNTWQLSVNLEQPLFNAAAFIGVGAAGRFEALQQESVRGQAHEVVTRVRESYYGLLLAQEQARLSENSVRRVRASLEETRALNRGGLASDYDVLRLEVELANLEPALRQATNAVAQGRRQLGIDLGLDPEATEALEVAGSLADLDLNDPAGNDSANRELLAFVGVPLGDAPEAGGLAELVATRSDVRQLELTESLRHTEMRLEQVEYMPRLSLFGTYAINSQQNGDPDFFAEPRAYSRNIGVQLTLPIFQGFRRDARIDQKRAALRQAETQTELARSQGVAEVRSLIERADEARDRAAGQGLAVQQATRGFEIARAQYREGLGSQLELTDAEVALRQSEFNYAQAVYDFLVARARLDAAAGRVPLVEDRMGGRDDA
- a CDS encoding efflux RND transporter periplasmic adaptor subunit; translation: MTTKIDTRALRAFLTFAGLLAVAACGGDAQADGAEEADGAPTEGFTRIINVETVEVARTTFTERIRLTGTVEANRDVIVSAEESGTITEILIDKGARVAAGDSILRIDDRLLRSQVEEARARAALAAETWERRKRLWEEDQVGSELAYLESKYAAEQATAALASLERRLERTVVVAPIEGVLDDRMVELGALVSPGTAVARIIDLDPVKIVGGVPERYAPDVRRGADAVVGFDVLPDRSMAASVRYVGSAVDTRSRTFPIEIEVPNPGGVIKPEMVANIQVVRRTVEEALVVDQDAVVRKEDGYAVYVVEGTGDSAVARMRSVELGASQNNMVVIESGLEAGDRLVTVGQQQVADGDRVRIVTGGEG